One part of the Streptomyces lienomycini genome encodes these proteins:
- a CDS encoding ribonuclease BN translates to MNRLWRPFHRVWDRLAASALVRRGRDLELMHRAMGFATLALVTLAPLLIVVAAADPLGRGGFASWLADGMGLSGRSARVLTDIVSPPTKVVGTTSVWGGILLAVFGVSFAASVQNGYERIWELPSGPWHRIWRQMTWVALLTVYLYQEVQTRTALHGSARIVLSTASGMLFFWWGQHFLLGGQVRWRDLLPGAFATMVGLIGLRGFSYLFFTPLILDNAFSYGTVGIVLVVESWLIGVGFVVFGGAMVGHWFCEHHWWTRNVDREPD, encoded by the coding sequence GTGAACCGGTTGTGGCGGCCGTTCCACCGTGTGTGGGACCGGTTGGCGGCGTCCGCCCTCGTCCGGCGCGGCCGGGACCTGGAGCTGATGCACCGGGCCATGGGATTCGCCACACTCGCCCTGGTCACGCTCGCACCGCTGCTGATCGTGGTGGCCGCCGCCGACCCGCTGGGACGCGGCGGCTTCGCGTCCTGGCTGGCCGACGGCATGGGGCTGTCCGGCCGGTCGGCCCGCGTGCTGACGGACATCGTCAGTCCCCCGACCAAGGTCGTCGGCACGACGAGCGTGTGGGGCGGCATCCTGCTCGCCGTGTTCGGCGTGTCCTTCGCGGCCAGCGTCCAGAACGGCTACGAGCGCATCTGGGAACTGCCGTCCGGCCCGTGGCACCGCATCTGGCGCCAGATGACCTGGGTGGCCCTGCTGACCGTCTACCTCTACCAGGAGGTGCAGACGCGGACCGCGCTGCACGGGTCGGCCAGGATCGTGCTGTCCACCGCCAGCGGCATGCTGTTCTTCTGGTGGGGCCAGCACTTCCTGCTGGGCGGCCAGGTCCGCTGGCGCGACCTGCTGCCGGGGGCGTTCGCCACGATGGTGGGCCTGATCGGCCTGCGCGGCTTCTCGTACCTCTTCTTCACGCCGCTCATCCTCGACAACGCGTTCAGCTACGGCACGGTCGGCATCGTGCTGGTGGTGGAGTCCTGGCTGATCGGGGTCGGGTTCGTCGTCTTCGGCGGCGCCATGGTCGGGCACTGGTTCTGCGAGCACCACTGGTGGACCAGGAACGTCGACCGGGAGCCGGACTGA
- a CDS encoding SDR family oxidoreductase — protein sequence MSGARHSRRVVVVTGATGGVGRATVRAFGARGAAVALLARGEHALERAAQEVRDAGGSALPLVVDVADPEAVDAAAGRIEEELGPIDVWVNAAFSTVFAPVAEIRPEELKRATEVTYFGFVHGTQAALRRMTPRDRGTIVQVGSALAERSVPLQAVYCGAKHAIQGFTESLRCELLHDRSGVRVTMVQMPGLNTPQFSWVLSRLPRHPRPVAPVYQPEIAADAVLYAADHPERRMYWVGGSTVATLLGQKLAPGLLDRYLARTGYDGQQTGDPVDPSRPVNLWKPPDDTAPDDYGAHGVFDDEAHPHSLQFWLSRHRRPLALATAVTGAAAAALTVGLRRSAG from the coding sequence GTGAGCGGCGCGCGGCACAGCCGCCGGGTCGTCGTCGTCACCGGCGCGACCGGCGGCGTTGGCCGGGCCACCGTCCGCGCCTTCGGCGCCCGCGGGGCCGCGGTGGCCCTGCTCGCGCGGGGCGAGCACGCCCTGGAACGGGCGGCCCAGGAGGTCCGCGACGCCGGCGGGAGCGCGCTGCCCCTGGTCGTGGACGTCGCCGACCCGGAGGCCGTGGACGCGGCGGCCGGACGGATCGAGGAAGAGCTGGGCCCCATCGACGTATGGGTGAACGCCGCCTTCTCGACCGTCTTCGCCCCCGTGGCGGAGATCCGGCCCGAGGAGCTGAAACGGGCCACCGAGGTCACCTACTTCGGCTTCGTCCACGGCACCCAGGCCGCCCTGCGGCGCATGACGCCGCGCGACCGCGGCACCATCGTCCAGGTCGGGTCCGCCCTGGCCGAACGCAGCGTCCCGCTCCAGGCCGTCTACTGCGGGGCCAAGCACGCCATCCAGGGGTTCACCGAGTCGCTGCGCTGCGAACTGCTGCACGACCGCAGCGGGGTACGGGTGACCATGGTCCAGATGCCGGGGCTCAACACGCCCCAGTTCAGCTGGGTCCTCAGCCGACTGCCCCGCCACCCGCGCCCGGTGGCCCCCGTCTACCAGCCGGAGATCGCCGCCGACGCGGTGCTCTACGCCGCCGACCATCCCGAGCGGCGCATGTACTGGGTCGGCGGCTCCACCGTCGCCACGCTGCTGGGCCAGAAGCTCGCACCGGGGCTCCTCGACCGCTATCTGGCCCGCACCGGCTACGACGGCCAGCAGACCGGCGACCCCGTCGACCCGTCACGGCCGGTCAACCTCTGGAAGCCGCCGGACGACACCGCCCCGGACGACTACGGCGCCCACGGCGTCTTCGACGACGAGGCCCACCCGCACAGCCTGCAGTTCTGGCTCTCCCGGCACCGCCGGCCGCTGGCCCTGGCCACCGCCGTGACCGGGGCGGCCGCCGCGGCGCTCACGGTCGGCCTGCGCCGGAGCGCCGGCTGA
- a CDS encoding thiamine pyrophosphate-requiring protein: MSQVADYVLQRLSEWGVQRVYGYPGDGINGLLGAFDRADGDPEFIQARHEEMAAFMACAHAKFTGEVGCCIATSGPGAVHLLNGLYDAKLDHQPVVAVVGQQKRLSLGTHYQQEIALDQLFADVSEFCQMVVHPGQARHVIDRAFKTALTTRGVATIIIPNDIQEEEAQPSPPREHGSVFSSVGWSRPRVLPDLDELRKAADILNAGGKVAMLVGQGAAKAEAEVKEVAELLGAGVAKALLGREVLPDDLPYVTGPIGLLGSKASDNMIQGCDTLLMVGSSFPYSEWLPEEGQAKGVEIDIDGRMIGIRYPMDAHLVGDSRETLRALIPMLERKKDRGWREKIEKDVREWNDLCDRWAGEHFGKTINPQSVAAELSSRLPDGAILSADSGSGTNWWARHLKLREGMRASLSGTLATMGPGTPYAIAARFAYPDRPVIAFVGDGAFQMNGMNEMITVKRYLDRLSGPAPLIFCVFNNQDLNQVTWEQRAMAGDPKYPGSQDIPDVPYAAYAELLGLKGIVCDDPKKVGAAWDEALAADRPVVLEFKVDAEIAPIPPHIMKEQGKKAVKAALHDPEATGIATKGVRQKLTEYAEHLSGRGKK, from the coding sequence ATGAGCCAAGTCGCCGACTACGTCCTCCAGCGCCTGTCCGAGTGGGGCGTCCAGCGGGTGTACGGCTATCCCGGTGACGGCATCAACGGTCTGCTCGGCGCCTTCGACCGCGCCGACGGGGACCCGGAGTTCATCCAGGCCCGGCACGAGGAGATGGCCGCGTTCATGGCCTGCGCGCACGCCAAGTTCACCGGCGAGGTGGGCTGCTGCATCGCCACCTCGGGACCCGGCGCGGTGCACCTGCTCAACGGCCTGTACGACGCGAAGCTCGACCACCAGCCCGTGGTGGCCGTGGTGGGCCAGCAGAAGCGGCTGTCGCTGGGCACCCACTACCAGCAGGAGATCGCCCTCGACCAACTGTTCGCGGACGTCTCCGAGTTCTGCCAGATGGTGGTCCATCCCGGCCAGGCCCGGCACGTGATCGACCGGGCCTTCAAGACCGCGCTCACCACACGCGGGGTCGCCACGATCATCATCCCCAACGACATCCAGGAGGAGGAGGCCCAGCCCTCCCCGCCCAGGGAGCACGGCTCGGTCTTCTCCAGCGTCGGCTGGAGCCGGCCGAGGGTCCTGCCCGACCTCGACGAACTGCGCAAGGCCGCCGACATCCTCAACGCGGGCGGCAAGGTCGCCATGCTGGTCGGCCAGGGCGCGGCGAAGGCGGAGGCCGAGGTGAAGGAGGTCGCCGAACTGCTCGGCGCCGGTGTCGCCAAGGCCCTGCTCGGCCGCGAGGTCCTGCCCGACGACCTGCCCTACGTCACCGGCCCCATCGGGCTGCTCGGCAGCAAGGCCAGCGACAACATGATCCAGGGCTGCGACACCCTGCTCATGGTCGGCAGCAGCTTCCCCTACTCGGAGTGGCTGCCGGAGGAGGGACAGGCCAAGGGCGTCGAGATCGACATCGACGGCCGCATGATTGGCATCCGCTACCCCATGGACGCCCACCTCGTCGGCGACTCCAGGGAGACGCTGCGCGCCCTGATCCCGATGCTCGAACGCAAGAAGGACCGCGGCTGGCGGGAGAAGATCGAGAAGGACGTCCGGGAGTGGAACGACCTGTGCGACCGCTGGGCCGGCGAGCACTTCGGCAAGACGATCAACCCCCAGTCGGTCGCCGCCGAACTGTCCTCCAGGCTGCCGGACGGCGCCATCCTGTCGGCCGACTCCGGCTCGGGCACCAACTGGTGGGCCCGCCACCTCAAGCTCCGCGAGGGCATGCGCGCCTCGCTGTCCGGCACGCTGGCCACGATGGGTCCGGGCACGCCGTACGCCATCGCCGCGCGGTTCGCCTACCCGGACCGGCCGGTCATCGCCTTCGTCGGGGACGGCGCGTTCCAGATGAACGGCATGAACGAGATGATCACCGTCAAGCGCTACCTGGACCGCCTGTCCGGACCCGCGCCGCTCATCTTCTGCGTGTTCAACAACCAGGACCTCAACCAGGTCACCTGGGAACAGCGCGCCATGGCCGGCGACCCCAAGTACCCCGGCTCCCAGGACATCCCCGACGTCCCCTACGCCGCCTACGCCGAACTCCTCGGCCTCAAGGGCATCGTCTGCGACGACCCCAAGAAGGTCGGCGCCGCCTGGGACGAGGCACTCGCCGCCGACCGGCCCGTGGTCCTGGAGTTCAAGGTGGACGCGGAGATCGCGCCGATCCCGCCGCACATCATGAAGGAGCAGGGCAAGAAGGCCGTCAAGGCCGCCCTGCACGACCCCGAGGCCACCGGCATCGCCACCAAGGGCGTACGCCAGAAGCTCACCGAGTACGCCGAGCACCTCTCCGGCCGGGGCAAGAAGTGA
- a CDS encoding LacI family DNA-binding transcriptional regulator, whose protein sequence is METAEGVAGARDAGTRRRRAGRVPTASMADVARLAGVSSQTVSRVSNGYAGVTEETRRQVLAAMKELGYRPNSAARALKRGEFRTIGVITFTLGTTGNVRTLEAIATSAASEGYAVTLLPVAVPTQDEVRGAFSRLEELAVDAVVVIMEVHLLDAASLTLPPHVQVVVVDSDAGDHYTVVDTDQAGGSRAAVRHLLDLGHDTVWHLGGPEGSFAAQRRTDAWRHTLTEAGRTPPPLVRGDWSAESGYRAGLELAARDECTAVFAANDQMALGLLRALHERGRRVPEDVSVIGFDDIAEAGSFLPPLTTVHQDFAEVGRLCVRAVLRQMREGGPERGTTLVPTRLVTRASTAPPRT, encoded by the coding sequence GTGGAGACGGCTGAGGGAGTCGCGGGCGCGCGGGACGCGGGCACGCGCCGCCGACGCGCCGGCCGGGTGCCCACGGCGTCCATGGCGGACGTGGCCCGGCTCGCGGGGGTCTCCTCGCAGACCGTCTCCCGTGTCTCCAACGGCTACGCGGGCGTGACCGAGGAGACCCGGCGGCAGGTGCTGGCGGCCATGAAGGAACTGGGCTACCGGCCCAACAGCGCGGCCCGGGCCCTCAAGCGCGGCGAGTTCCGCACCATCGGCGTCATCACCTTCACGCTGGGCACCACGGGCAACGTGCGCACCCTGGAGGCCATCGCCACCTCCGCGGCGAGCGAGGGGTACGCGGTGACCCTCCTCCCGGTCGCCGTCCCCACCCAGGACGAGGTGCGCGGCGCGTTCTCGCGGCTGGAGGAGCTGGCCGTCGACGCGGTCGTCGTCATCATGGAGGTCCACCTCCTGGACGCGGCCTCCCTCACCCTGCCGCCCCACGTCCAGGTCGTCGTGGTCGACTCCGACGCCGGCGACCACTACACGGTCGTCGACACCGACCAGGCCGGCGGCAGCCGCGCCGCCGTGCGCCATCTGCTGGACCTCGGGCACGACACGGTGTGGCACCTGGGCGGCCCCGAGGGCTCCTTCGCCGCCCAGCGCCGCACCGACGCCTGGCGGCACACGCTCACCGAGGCCGGCCGGACCCCGCCGCCGCTGGTCCGGGGCGACTGGTCGGCGGAGTCCGGCTACCGGGCCGGCCTCGAACTCGCCGCTCGCGACGAGTGCACCGCCGTCTTCGCGGCCAACGACCAGATGGCCCTCGGCCTGCTGCGCGCCCTGCACGAACGCGGCCGGCGCGTGCCCGAGGACGTCAGCGTGATCGGCTTCGACGACATCGCCGAGGCCGGTTCCTTCCTGCCTCCGCTGACCACCGTCCACCAGGACTTCGCCGAGGTCGGGCGGCTGTGCGTGCGGGCCGTACTGCGCCAGATGCGCGAGGGCGGCCCGGAGCGGGGCACGACCCTGGTGCCGACCCGGCTGGTGACCCGGGCGAGCACGGCGCCGCCGCGGACGTGA
- a CDS encoding carbohydrate ABC transporter permease: MTTLQPPAAAGPHPAPPPVRRDRRSWAGWGFLGPFVAVFALVFLAPIAYSVYLSLFRDQLIGGTTFVGLDNYAEALRDDRFWASLGRVSLFLAVQVPIMLGIALLVALALDSGRLYGRDFFRISIFLPYAVPAVVATLMWGFLYGTRFGLVGDINGALGVSLPDPLSPGLVLASIGNIVTWEFVGYNMLIFYSALRVVPHSLYEAAQIDGAGQIRVITAIKLPAIRGALVIATIFSIIGSFQLFNEPSILQPLARNAITTDYTPNYYTYSLSFNGQQHNYSATVAIVMGLITMVIAYVVQLRGMRKGV; the protein is encoded by the coding sequence ATGACGACGCTGCAACCGCCGGCCGCCGCAGGGCCGCATCCGGCCCCACCCCCGGTGCGGCGGGACCGCCGCTCCTGGGCGGGGTGGGGCTTCCTCGGACCCTTCGTGGCCGTCTTCGCCCTGGTGTTCCTCGCACCGATCGCGTACTCGGTCTACCTGAGCCTCTTCCGCGACCAGCTCATCGGCGGGACCACCTTCGTCGGCCTGGACAACTACGCCGAGGCGCTGCGGGACGACCGGTTCTGGGCCTCGCTGGGCCGGGTCTCCCTCTTCCTCGCGGTGCAAGTGCCGATCATGCTGGGCATCGCGCTCCTGGTGGCCCTCGCGCTGGACAGCGGGCGCCTCTACGGCCGGGACTTCTTCCGCATCTCGATCTTCCTGCCGTACGCCGTGCCCGCCGTGGTGGCCACCCTGATGTGGGGCTTCCTGTACGGCACCCGCTTCGGCCTGGTCGGCGACATCAACGGCGCGCTCGGTGTCTCGCTGCCCGACCCGCTCTCCCCCGGCCTGGTGCTGGCCTCCATCGGCAACATCGTGACGTGGGAGTTCGTCGGCTACAACATGCTGATCTTCTACTCGGCGCTGCGCGTCGTCCCGCACTCGCTGTACGAGGCGGCCCAGATCGACGGCGCCGGCCAGATCCGCGTGATCACGGCCATCAAGCTCCCGGCCATCCGCGGGGCCCTGGTGATCGCCACGATCTTCTCGATCATCGGCAGCTTCCAGCTCTTCAACGAGCCCAGCATCCTGCAGCCGCTGGCGCGCAACGCCATCACGACGGACTACACGCCGAACTACTACACGTACTCGCTGTCCTTCAACGGACAGCAGCACAACTACTCCGCGACGGTCGCCATCGTCATGGGGCTGATCACCATGGTCATCGCCTACGTCGTGCAGCTGCGCGGCATGCGCAAGGGAGTGTGA
- a CDS encoding carbohydrate ABC transporter permease codes for MPSPVATVSDRSAPERSGTPGPVPRLRTSRRRHSADRPRRSVLLTVLTSLVLLYSLVPLVWLAISATKTQEGLSRSFGLWFDGDFALWDNIAETFTYDDGVFTRWLLNTLLYVGLGAGGATFLAVLGGYALAKFDFPGRRAVFAVVIGAVAVPGTALAVPTFLMFSEMGLTNTPWAVVVPSLISPFGLYLMWVFATEAIPTELMEAARIDGAGEVRTFFRVALPLLAPGIVTVLLFTMVATWNNYFLPLIMIKDPDWYPLTLGLNSWNAQAATAGGEAVFNLVVTGSLLTILPLIAAFLLLQKYWQSGLAAGSVKE; via the coding sequence ATGCCCAGTCCCGTCGCCACCGTCTCCGACCGGTCCGCGCCCGAGCGGTCCGGCACCCCGGGCCCCGTCCCCCGGCTGCGTACGTCCCGGCGCCGGCACTCGGCCGACAGGCCGCGGCGCAGCGTGCTGCTGACCGTGCTGACCTCCCTCGTACTGCTGTACAGCCTGGTGCCGCTCGTCTGGCTGGCCATCAGCGCCACCAAGACGCAGGAGGGGCTGTCCCGTTCCTTCGGCCTCTGGTTCGACGGCGACTTCGCGCTGTGGGACAACATCGCCGAGACGTTCACCTACGACGACGGCGTCTTCACCCGCTGGCTGCTGAACACCCTGCTGTACGTGGGGCTGGGGGCGGGCGGGGCCACCTTCCTCGCCGTGCTCGGCGGCTACGCGCTCGCCAAGTTCGACTTCCCCGGCCGGCGTGCCGTCTTCGCCGTCGTCATCGGCGCGGTGGCCGTACCGGGCACGGCACTGGCGGTACCGACCTTCCTGATGTTCAGCGAGATGGGGCTGACCAACACCCCGTGGGCGGTGGTCGTCCCGTCCCTGATCTCGCCGTTCGGTCTCTATCTGATGTGGGTGTTCGCCACCGAGGCCATCCCGACCGAGCTGATGGAGGCCGCCCGCATCGACGGGGCGGGCGAGGTGCGCACGTTCTTCCGGGTGGCCCTGCCGCTGCTGGCGCCCGGCATCGTCACCGTCCTGCTGTTCACCATGGTCGCCACCTGGAACAACTACTTCCTGCCGCTGATCATGATCAAGGATCCCGACTGGTATCCGCTGACCCTGGGCCTGAACAGCTGGAACGCCCAGGCCGCGACCGCGGGCGGCGAGGCCGTCTTCAACCTGGTCGTCACCGGGTCGCTCCTCACCATCCTGCCGCTGATCGCCGCGTTCCTGCTGCTCCAGAAGTACTGGCAGTCCGGTCTCGCCGCCGGAAGCGTCAAGGAGTAG
- a CDS encoding ABC transporter substrate-binding protein, protein MPTHLPQHARRLLRGTALVCALALGATACGDSDDGGSSGKAVSEADIQAALKEGGTITVWAWEPTLEQVAADFEKAHPGVKVDLVNAGTNKDEYTALQNAVSAKKGVPDVAQIEYYAMGQYALTKQLTDLKSFGADKLSAQFSPGPWNGVKAGSDGVYALPMDSGPMALFYNKKVFDTYDIEVPTTWAEYLEAARDLHKADPKAYITADNGDAGFATSMLWQAGSRPYTVNGTKVNIDFSDQGAKTFTDTWQQLIDEKLLATVPAWTDEWYKGLADGSIATLATGAWMPANLESGAKAASGDWRVAPLPQWTAGGKVSAENGGSALALPELGGNEALAYAFVEYANAGDGVQTRLKNGAFPATTADLQSTRFQDTAFPYFGGQKANKIFAESAADVPDDWSYLPYQVYANSVFNDTVGKAYVSGTTLAEGLRSWQEASVKYGEEQGFTVEK, encoded by the coding sequence ATGCCCACACACCTGCCCCAGCACGCGCGCCGCCTCCTGCGCGGCACGGCCCTCGTCTGCGCCCTCGCCCTCGGGGCGACCGCCTGCGGCGACTCCGACGACGGGGGGTCGAGCGGGAAGGCCGTCTCCGAGGCGGACATACAGGCGGCCCTCAAGGAGGGCGGCACCATCACGGTGTGGGCGTGGGAGCCCACGCTCGAGCAGGTCGCCGCGGACTTCGAGAAGGCGCACCCGGGCGTCAAGGTCGACCTGGTCAACGCAGGCACCAACAAGGACGAGTACACGGCCCTGCAGAACGCGGTCTCGGCGAAGAAGGGCGTCCCGGACGTCGCCCAGATCGAGTACTACGCGATGGGCCAGTACGCCCTGACCAAGCAGCTCACCGACCTGAAGTCCTTCGGCGCCGACAAGCTGTCCGCCCAGTTCTCCCCGGGTCCGTGGAACGGGGTGAAGGCCGGTTCGGACGGCGTCTACGCGCTGCCGATGGACTCCGGTCCGATGGCGCTGTTCTACAACAAGAAGGTCTTCGACACGTACGACATCGAGGTGCCCACCACCTGGGCCGAGTACCTGGAGGCCGCCCGCGACCTGCACAAGGCCGACCCGAAGGCGTACATCACCGCCGACAACGGCGACGCCGGGTTCGCCACCAGCATGCTCTGGCAGGCCGGTTCGCGGCCCTACACGGTGAACGGCACCAAAGTGAACATCGACTTCTCCGACCAGGGTGCCAAGACGTTCACCGACACCTGGCAGCAGCTCATCGACGAGAAGCTGCTCGCCACCGTCCCCGCCTGGACCGACGAGTGGTACAAGGGCCTGGCCGACGGCAGCATCGCGACGCTGGCGACCGGCGCGTGGATGCCCGCCAACCTGGAGTCCGGCGCGAAGGCGGCGTCCGGCGACTGGCGCGTCGCCCCGCTGCCGCAGTGGACCGCGGGCGGCAAGGTCAGCGCCGAGAACGGCGGCAGCGCGCTCGCGCTGCCGGAGCTGGGCGGGAACGAGGCGCTGGCGTACGCCTTCGTCGAGTACGCGAACGCGGGTGACGGCGTGCAGACCCGCCTGAAGAACGGCGCCTTCCCGGCCACCACCGCCGACCTGCAGTCCACCAGGTTCCAGGACACCGCGTTCCCGTACTTCGGCGGCCAGAAGGCCAACAAGATCTTCGCCGAGTCGGCCGCGGACGTCCCCGACGACTGGTCGTACCTGCCCTACCAGGTCTACGCGAACTCGGTCTTCAACGACACCGTCGGCAAGGCCTACGTCTCGGGCACCACGCTGGCCGAGGGCCTGAGGTCGTGGCAGGAGGCATCGGTGAAGTACGGCGAGGAGCAGGGCTTCACCGTCGAGAAGTAG